One Oryza brachyantha chromosome 3, ObraRS2, whole genome shotgun sequence DNA segment encodes these proteins:
- the LOC102712063 gene encoding BTB/POZ domain-containing protein NPY4, which translates to MKFMKLGSNPDTFQDDGNEVSIAATELVSDVTVRIGTTRFYLHKFPLLSKCARFQKMIPTTGDENIEIQTHDIPGGAKAFEICAKFCYGMIVTLNAYNVTAARCAAEYLEMHETVDKGNLIYKIDVFLGSSIFRSWKDSIIVLGTTKAHLPWSEDLKLVSHCIDSIASKASTDTSKVEWSYSYNRKKLPTENGLDLEWNGVKKQQFVPHDWWAEDLTDLDIDSYKQVITAIKTKGMVPKDVIGEAIKAYTYKKLPSLSKVSMVHGDAKVRAMLVTITCLLPSEKGSVSCSFLLKLLKATNLLKCGELCRKELMKRIGRQLDEASVSDLLIPTVDGETTVYDIDMILSIVEEFVRQDNKNAQKHNGGEVDGHVQAPSASMIKVAKIVDGYLAEVAKDPNTPILKFIHLAETMSVNSRPVHDGLYRAIDMYLKEHPSLGKSDKKKLCSLMDCKKLSPDACAHAVQNERLPLRTVVQVLYHEQTRASAAVTIRADSICVGSYESSRSGATTNTEDEWDGVMAVEDLSLSKTTKLDDADKNHCNGKIGSNGKAKGGATPKKAALGKTTTPSKGQSGERSSSDSSDSAILQKLELPKRTPSRSTKPTAA; encoded by the exons CATTGCGGCAACTGAATTAGTGAGCGATGTCACCGTTCGCATAGGGACTACAAGGTTCTACCTTCACAAG TTTCCACTTCTATCCAAGTGCGCTCGCTTTCAGAAGATGATCCCAACTACTGGTGATGAAAATATTGAGATTCAAACCCATGACATTCCTGGTGGTGCCAAGGCTTTTGAGATCTGTGCCAAGTTTTGCTATGGCATGATTGTCACGCTCAATGCCTACAATGTCACTGCTGCCCGCTGCGCTGCAGAGTACTTGGAGATGCATGAAACTGTCGACAAGGGCAATCTCATCTACAAGATTGATGTTTTCCTTGGATCAAGCATTTTCCGGAGTTGGAAGGATTCTATTATTGTTCTTGGTACAACAAAGGCTCACTTACCTTGGTCAGAGGATCTTAAGCTGGTTAGCCACTGCATCGACTCCATTGCTTCAAAAGCCTCTACTGACACTTCCAAGGTTGAATGGTCATATTCATACAATCGCAAGAAGCTCCCAACTGAGAATGGCCTTGATTTGGAATGGAATGGAGTCAAGAAGCAGCAGTTTGTGCCACATGATTGGTGGGCTGAGGATCTCACAGATCTTGACATTGATTCCTACAAGCAAGTCATAACAGCAATCAAGACCAAGGGTATGGTGCCCAAGGATGTGATTGGTGAGGCAATCAAGGCCTACACATACAAGAAGCTCCCTTCGTTAAGTAAGGTTTCAATGGTCCATGGTGATGCAAAAGTCCGGGCAATGCTAGTTACCATCACATGCTTGTTGCCATCAGAGAAAGGTTCAGTTTCATGCAGCTTCCTTCTAAAGCTACTGAAAGCAACCAATTTGCTGAAATGTGGAGAGCTGTGCAGGAAAGAGCTTATGAAGCGCATTGGACGGCAACTAGATGAAGCATCAGTGTCAGATCTTCTGATTCCCACGGTAGATGGAGAGACCACAGTTTATGACATTGACATGATACTTAGTATAGTAGAAGAATTTGTAAGGCAAGATAATAAGAATGCCCAGAAACATAATGGTGGTGAAGTGGATGGTCATGTCCAAGCACCTAGTGCATCCATGATTAAAGTGGCTAAAATTGTTGATGGGTATCTTGCCGAGGTTGCAAAAGATCCAAATACACCCATTTTGAAGTTCATTCATCTAGCTGAGACAATGTCAGTCAATTCAAGGCCAGTTCATGATGGGCTATACCGTGCCATTGACATGTATCTAAAG GAGCACCCAAGCTTGGGCAAGAGTGACAAGAAGAAGCTTTGCAGCCTCATGGACTGCAAGAAGCTGTCACCGGACGCCTGTGCTCACGCGGTGCAGAACGAGCGGCTGCCACTGAGGACCGTGGTGCAGGTGCTGTACCATGAGCAAACGAGGGCGTCTGCCGCAGTCACCATCCGAGCTGACAGCATCTGCGTCGGCTCCTACGAGAGCTCGAGGTCAGGCGCAACCACGAACACGGAGGACGAGTGGGACGGCGTCATGGCGGTGGAAGACCTCAGCCTGTCCAAGACCACCAAGCTCGACGACGCTGACAAGAACCATTGCAACGGCAAGATCGGGAGCAACGGCAAGGCGAAGGGCGGCGCGACGCCCAAGAAGGCGGCTCtcgggaagacgacgacgccaaGCAAGGGCCAGTCCGGTGAGCGCAGCAGCTCGGATTCGTCGGACAGTGCCATCTTGCAGAAGCTGGAGCTCCCGAAGAGGACCCCCTCAAGGAGCACGAAGCCGACTGCTGCGTAG